One Mycolicibacterium doricum genomic window, TCTTGACCACCATACCCCTCGGGGTAACATCGGCGCCAGGTAAACGAAAGGAACACCATGGTCGGTGATCAGGAAGCCATCGACGCGGTCCTCAACCGGCTGCGCCGGGCCCATGGCCAGCTTTCGGGGGTGATATCGATGATCGAGCAGGGCCGCGACTGCAAGGAGGTCGTGACTCAGCTCGCAGCGGTGTCTCGCGCTCTGGACCGCGCCGGGTTCAAGATCGTGGCCACCGGATTGCGGGAATGCGTCGCGGGGGAGGGTGCCGATGCGAAAGATCCGATGACGGTGGCCGAACTCGAGAAGTTGTTCCTCGCACTGGCCTGACGAATCGACGAAGGAGTCATGATGAGCATCGCACTGTCCACCAGCCTGAAGATGACGTTCGACGACGCCGTGGCGCGTACCCGTGAGGCGCTGTCCCAACACGGGTTCGGGGTCCTTACCGAGATCGACGTCAAGTCGACACTGAAGAACAAGCTCGACGAGGACATGGAGAACTACCTGATTCTGGGTGCCTGCAACCCGCCGCTGGCGCACCGCGCGATCGGCGTGGACCGGCAGATCGGCCTGCTGCTGCCGTGCAACGTGGTGGTGCGCAGCGATCCCGACGACCCGCACACCACGCTCGTCGAGGCGATGAACCCGCAGCTGCTCGTGGACGTCACCGGTGAGCCCCAGCTGCAGCCGGTCGCCGAAGAGGTCACCACCCGGCTGCAGGCGGCGATCGACGCCCTGGCCGGCGTCTGATCACACTCCGGGCGCACCAGCCGCCGAGGGCGTGAATCTCGGCCGCATCGACGCACAGATCGGTGAAACTCAGACCCATTGCGCCAGTTCCTTCTTGAGCACCTTACCCATGGCGTTGCGGGGCAGGCTGTCGACGATGCGCACCTCACGGGGACACTTGTGCACTGAAAGTTGCTCGGCCACATAGTCGACCAACGTGGCCGGTGTGGCGTCACCGACGACGAACGCGACGATGCGCTCACCGAGGTCGTCGTCAGGCACCCCGACCACCGCGGCCTCGTCGACGCCGTCGTGGCCCAGCAGGACCGTCTCGATCTCCCCCGCCCCGACCCGGAAACCGCCCGTCTTGATCAGGTCGACCGACTCCCGCCCGACGATGCGGTGCATACCGTCGGCATCGACGACCGCAACGTCACCGGTGCGGTACCAGCCGTCAGCGTCGAACACGTCAGCCGTCGCGTCGGGCCGGTTCAAATAGCCGTCGAAGAGCATCGGGCCCCGGACTTCGAGGCGCGCAATCGTTTCCGCGTCGTGGGGCACTGGTGCGCCGTCGTCGCCGACGAGGCGGGTCTGCACCCCGGCCAGCGGGAGCCCCACCCAGCCGGGGCGGCGTTCCCCGTCGACGCGAGTACTGAGGGTGATCAACGATTCGGTGCTGCCGTAGCGCTCGACCGGTTGGTGACCGGTCAGTGCGCTCACCCGGTCGAAGACCGGAACGGGCAGCCCGGCGCTGCCCGACACCAGCAGTCGCGCCGCCATCAGTGCGCGCGCGGCGTTCCCGTCGGCGGCGATTCGTGACCACACTGTCGGCACCCCGAAGTAGATCGTGCCCCGCGCCTGCGCATAGGCCTCGGGGCTGGGCCGGCCGGTGTGGATGAACCTGTTGCCGATGCGTAGGGAACCGAGAAGTCCCAGCACCAGTCCGTGCACGTGATAGAGCGGCAGACCGTGGACAAGGGTGTCCTCGGCGGTCCACTGCCATGCCTCGGCGAGCGCGTCCAGGTCGGCGGCGATGGCGCCGCGGCTGATGACGACGCCCTTCGGCGGTCCGGTCGTACCGGAGGTGTAGATGATCAGTGCGGCGGAGTCGGGATGGGGTTCGGCGTAGCGGTGCCAAGACCGGGCGTGCAGGCGAACCGGGATGTGCGGGAGCCCGGTGTCCTCCAGATTCTCGGGCTTCTCGCCGAGCCAGGCCTGGGCGCCGGAGTCGGAGAGGATGTGGCGGCGTTCGGCGACACCCAC contains:
- a CDS encoding metal-sensitive transcriptional regulator, whose amino-acid sequence is MVGDQEAIDAVLNRLRRAHGQLSGVISMIEQGRDCKEVVTQLAAVSRALDRAGFKIVATGLRECVAGEGADAKDPMTVAELEKLFLALA
- a CDS encoding acyl-CoA synthetase codes for the protein MLLSSLNPAAVAGGADIADAVTIGKAVLSRSDLVGAATSVAERVGAAHRVAVLARPTPATVLAMTGCLIAGVPVVPVPADVGVAERRHILSDSGAQAWLGEKPENLEDTGLPHIPVRLHARSWHRYAEPHPDSAALIIYTSGTTGPPKGVVISRGAIAADLDALAEAWQWTAEDTLVHGLPLYHVHGLVLGLLGSLRIGNRFIHTGRPSPEAYAQARGTIYFGVPTVWSRIAADGNAARALMAARLLVSGSAGLPVPVFDRVSALTGHQPVERYGSTESLITLSTRVDGERRPGWVGLPLAGVQTRLVGDDGAPVPHDAETIARLEVRGPMLFDGYLNRPDATADVFDADGWYRTGDVAVVDADGMHRIVGRESVDLIKTGGFRVGAGEIETVLLGHDGVDEAAVVGVPDDDLGERIVAFVVGDATPATLVDYVAEQLSVHKCPREVRIVDSLPRNAMGKVLKKELAQWV
- a CDS encoding DUF302 domain-containing protein, with amino-acid sequence MSIALSTSLKMTFDDAVARTREALSQHGFGVLTEIDVKSTLKNKLDEDMENYLILGACNPPLAHRAIGVDRQIGLLLPCNVVVRSDPDDPHTTLVEAMNPQLLVDVTGEPQLQPVAEEVTTRLQAAIDALAGV